One stretch of Deinococcus metalli DNA includes these proteins:
- a CDS encoding prolyl oligopeptidase family serine peptidase: MSPEGVRSRYPESPRGDHVDHYTDEHGQRVAVPDPYRWLEEPDSPQTRAWVRAQNAVTDAFLDTLPARAAYRERLSALWDYPREGVPWTRGGHFFRFFNPGLLNQPVLEVADSARGPWRTLLDPNTLSEDGTASLLSASVSRDGGRVAYGVQQGGSDWITWHVRDVTSGEDDPHAARWSKFSGAAWTPDGQGFYYGAYDAPQEGAALTGTNRDSRLMFHRVGTPQSQDHVVIVRPDEPHWRYSAGVTEDGAYLLVVVMRGTEPKNLLWVRPLGSDGPFTEVVPEFRAAYDVIGNDGPLLYIRTDEDAPRGRVLAWNVETGERQEVIPEGPDALEQAALVPDGILTVTLHDANHRLTRHGRAGGPVHDIALPGLGTVTDLNTRQDDPQVYFGFTSFLTPGTPYQLRPDGRLEALAAPAVDFDASAYEVTQEFATSKDGTRVPMFIVARRGLVRDGTNPTLLYGYGGFSISLTPSFSVGRLAWLERGGVYVMANLRGGAEYGEEWHLAGTLTRKQNVFDDFIACAEHVIATGVTSSAHLGIQGGSNGGLLVGAVMTQRPELVGAVIAQVGVMDMLRYQHFTIGWAWASDYGRSDDPAMFRTLLGYSPLHRLREGVAYPATLVTTGDHDDRVVPAHSYKFAAELQRVQAGNAPALIRIETRGGHGAGKPTSLVIAEAADIWAFLEARLSGAHTG, encoded by the coding sequence GTGAGCCCAGAAGGAGTAAGGAGCCGGTACCCGGAGTCGCCGCGTGGGGATCACGTGGACCACTACACCGATGAGCACGGCCAGCGAGTGGCGGTGCCCGATCCGTACCGCTGGCTGGAGGAGCCGGATTCACCGCAGACGCGCGCGTGGGTGCGGGCGCAGAACGCCGTGACGGACGCCTTCCTGGACACCCTGCCGGCCCGGGCGGCGTACCGCGAGCGCCTGAGCGCCCTGTGGGACTACCCGCGTGAGGGCGTGCCGTGGACGCGCGGCGGGCACTTTTTCCGCTTCTTCAATCCGGGCCTGCTGAACCAGCCGGTGCTGGAGGTCGCGGATTCGGCGCGCGGCCCGTGGCGCACCCTGCTCGATCCGAACACGCTGAGCGAGGACGGCACGGCGTCGCTGCTGAGCGCGTCGGTCAGCCGGGATGGCGGGCGGGTCGCGTACGGCGTGCAGCAGGGCGGCAGCGACTGGATCACGTGGCACGTGCGGGACGTGACCTCCGGCGAGGACGACCCGCACGCCGCACGGTGGAGCAAGTTCAGCGGCGCGGCGTGGACGCCGGACGGCCAGGGCTTCTACTACGGCGCGTACGACGCTCCGCAGGAGGGCGCGGCCCTGACCGGTACGAACCGCGACTCCCGGCTGATGTTCCACCGCGTGGGCACGCCGCAGTCGCAGGATCACGTCGTCATCGTCCGGCCGGACGAGCCGCACTGGCGCTACTCGGCGGGCGTCACCGAGGACGGCGCGTACCTGCTGGTGGTCGTGATGCGCGGCACCGAGCCCAAGAACCTGCTGTGGGTGCGGCCGCTGGGCTCGGACGGGCCGTTCACGGAAGTTGTGCCGGAGTTCCGCGCGGCGTACGACGTGATCGGCAACGACGGCCCGCTGCTGTACATCCGCACCGACGAGGACGCCCCGCGCGGGCGGGTGCTCGCGTGGAACGTGGAGACCGGCGAACGCCAGGAAGTGATCCCTGAAGGTCCAGATGCGCTGGAGCAGGCGGCGCTGGTGCCGGACGGCATCCTCACGGTGACGCTGCACGACGCCAACCACCGCCTGACGCGGCACGGCCGCGCGGGCGGGCCGGTGCATGACATCGCGCTGCCGGGCCTGGGCACGGTCACGGACCTGAACACCCGTCAGGACGACCCGCAGGTCTATTTCGGCTTCACGTCCTTCCTGACGCCGGGCACGCCGTACCAGCTGCGGCCGGACGGTCGATTGGAGGCGCTCGCAGCGCCGGCCGTGGACTTCGACGCCAGCGCCTACGAGGTCACGCAGGAGTTCGCCACCAGCAAGGACGGTACGCGCGTGCCCATGTTCATCGTGGCGCGCCGGGGCCTCGTGCGGGACGGCACGAACCCCACCCTGCTGTACGGCTACGGAGGCTTCAGCATCAGCCTCACGCCGTCGTTCAGCGTCGGGCGGCTGGCGTGGCTGGAGCGGGGCGGCGTGTATGTCATGGCGAACCTGCGCGGCGGCGCCGAATACGGCGAGGAGTGGCACCTGGCCGGCACACTGACCCGCAAGCAGAACGTCTTCGACGACTTCATCGCGTGCGCCGAGCATGTGATCGCCACGGGCGTCACGTCCAGCGCGCACCTGGGCATCCAGGGCGGCAGCAACGGCGGCCTGCTGGTCGGCGCGGTCATGACCCAGCGCCCGGAGCTGGTGGGCGCGGTGATCGCCCAGGTGGGCGTGATGGACATGCTGCGCTACCAGCACTTCACCATCGGCTGGGCATGGGCCAGCGACTACGGCCGCAGCGACGACCCGGCCATGTTCCGCACGCTGCTGGGCTACTCGCCGCTGCACCGCCTCCGGGAGGGCGTGGCCTACCCCGCCACGCTGGTCACCACCGGCGACCACGACGACCGCGTGGTGCCCGCCCACTCGTACAAGTTCGCGGCCGAACTGCAACGCGTGCAGGCCGGGAACGCGCCCGCGCTGATCCGCATCGAGACGCGCGGCGGGCACGGCGCGGGCAAACCCACGTCGCTGGTGATCGCGGAGGCGGCGGACATCTGGGCGTTTCTGGAAGCGCGGCTGTCCGGGGCGCACACCGGTTGA
- a CDS encoding argininosuccinate lyase, protein MGFHPAYRRAALDPDYAYARAHLQPLFLDALRAHALDLEMSGTPHAGQALAALRTLRDYSPGDVDPAVPDLFFTLDREIARLSPEGAGALRTALSRNDLDMTVYRLSARAELMKAMHAVLALRTTLLALAGRERDTVITAFTHHQPAQPTTLGHYLAAVENAVARDSARLEGALGRVNRSPLGAVALAGSSHPLNREETATLLGFDGPVENTLDAVAAGDWQVEIAGALSTCAATLSRVVYDLLDWAARGLITLQGGLVQGSSVMPQKRNPVTLEHARTRLSRTLGAAQTLVYAAHNIPFGDVNDVGTDMQEPLWTLWHTFGQALELLDASLDGLDVNRAAWRAQADASESTLTELADVLARRTGDFREAHRIARALLDAVHAQGRALHHATDADLRALAPALEIPDGLVAAALDTAAFVARRTTLGGPAPAPMAEYLGMAQARLEADRATLAARHAQFAAARDTLWAQE, encoded by the coding sequence CGCGCGGGCGCACCTGCAGCCCCTCTTCCTGGACGCGCTGCGGGCCCACGCCCTGGACCTGGAGATGAGCGGCACGCCGCACGCCGGGCAGGCCCTCGCCGCCCTGCGGACCCTGCGGGACTACTCGCCGGGCGACGTCGATCCGGCCGTCCCCGATCTGTTCTTCACCCTCGACCGCGAGATCGCGCGCCTGAGTCCCGAGGGCGCGGGAGCGCTGCGCACCGCCCTGTCGCGCAACGACCTGGACATGACCGTGTACCGCCTGTCTGCGCGGGCCGAGCTGATGAAGGCCATGCACGCCGTGCTGGCGCTGCGGACCACCCTGCTGGCGCTGGCCGGGCGCGAGCGGGACACCGTGATCACCGCGTTCACGCACCACCAGCCCGCGCAGCCCACCACCCTTGGGCACTACCTGGCCGCGGTGGAGAACGCCGTGGCCCGCGACAGCGCGCGGCTGGAAGGCGCGCTGGGCCGCGTGAACCGCAGTCCGCTGGGCGCGGTGGCGCTGGCCGGCAGCAGCCACCCCCTGAACCGCGAGGAGACGGCCACGCTGCTGGGCTTCGACGGACCGGTCGAGAACACCCTGGACGCCGTCGCGGCCGGCGACTGGCAGGTCGAGATCGCGGGCGCGCTCAGCACCTGCGCTGCCACACTGTCGCGGGTGGTGTATGACCTGCTGGACTGGGCCGCACGCGGCCTGATCACCCTGCAGGGCGGCCTGGTGCAGGGCAGCAGCGTGATGCCCCAGAAACGCAACCCGGTCACGCTGGAACACGCCCGCACCCGCCTGAGCCGCACGCTGGGCGCCGCGCAGACGCTGGTGTACGCCGCCCACAACATTCCCTTCGGCGACGTGAACGACGTCGGCACCGACATGCAGGAACCGCTGTGGACGCTGTGGCACACCTTCGGGCAGGCGCTGGAGCTGCTGGACGCCTCGCTGGACGGCCTGGACGTGAACCGCGCGGCGTGGCGCGCGCAGGCCGACGCCAGCGAGAGCACCCTGACCGAGCTGGCCGACGTGCTCGCGCGGCGCACCGGGGACTTCCGCGAGGCGCACCGGATCGCCAGGGCCCTGCTGGACGCCGTGCACGCGCAGGGCCGCGCGCTGCACCACGCCACCGACGCCGACCTGCGCGCCCTGGCTCCGGCGCTGGAGATTCCCGATGGGCTGGTCGCGGCAGCGCTGGACACGGCGGCCTTCGTGGCCCGCCGCACCACCCTGGGCGGCCCCGCCCCCGCGCCCATGGCCGAGTATCTGGGCATGGCGCAGGCCCGGCTGGAGGCCGACCGGGCCACGCTGGCGGCGCGGCACGCGCAGTTCGCGGCGGCCCGCGACACGCTGTGGGCGCAGGAGTGA